One stretch of Musicola paradisiaca NCPPB 2511 DNA includes these proteins:
- the tamB gene encoding autotransporter assembly complex protein TamB, with amino-acid sequence MSRVKKAGIGLGVLVATLLVALLLLVATAPGAHLLLSAAVRWVPGLEIGRVEGGWRNLTLTDVRYRSPGIDVSAGALHVALQPTCLWRSQICLEDLALQALTVTVDSAGLPPSAPTAGDTSPETDITAPVTLALPRIRLDNSRIQVDGVRIELPSLQTGIQWQGRSLTLLPTRIDGMNLVLPKTPASPVAAPPGADTTPLGERLRTLFASPLLPDMPSVSLPLDVTVADLQGESWSIIGEQTVNVTRLHVKADARQQGVTLQQLAVQLPQGALYAHGEATLAGDWPLTLNANAILNIEPLKGERLRLTAAGALRRQLALALNLSGPQRAQLDVKMELAQAGLPLTVSVQSQQLRWPLSGEAQYQVDGLRLYLGGKATDYQLALRGALGGAALPPGQLTLEGTGSERQFSLSRLRLSALQGTADLSGRVEWPQAVRWQGELALQGIDTARQWPDWPLRLDGGLSMAGSLESGRWQIEVPRLALDGSWRQNRLSAKGSLSGGADGRWKVPSLTLALGRNQLAIQGELAEQWNLTGELNAPVLNQAWPGLAGQATGRLRLDGNRDAPHLLADLTASAVRWQALSLSQLTLKSDVRAGRQVQGTLALQGRQFTQGDMRLSAFSLQLQGDEASHQLRLNVSGEPVAGQLALHGRFDRAQQRWQGDLSDTRFETPVGEWRLAQSVALDYQASAQKLTVGTHCWRNPNAELCVPQPIEAGPAGKASVALNRLNLAMLAPFLPPESALSGTLAGNADVSWQSKGGLPEAKVMISGQNVTLRQRMQGNTLPVVFDALTLNAALRRGQAVLGWQMAIRGNGRFNGDVQISDPQHRRDLSGTLVVSNLSLDMLRPLLRQGEKAAGRLDANLRLAGNLQRPSLFGQASLDGLEIDGIGLPVAVTDGRLALGFNGMSSTLQGYLKTTQGQVNLAGNADWAQPEAWRARIAANGDRIRVTVPPMARLDVSPDIVFEASPQLLSLTGTVSIPWARIVVQEMPASAVDVSADEVMLDAQRQPLNKSSSAIPINSRLVVRIGDDVWLDAYGLKARLSGDLNVAQDQQGLGLHGQIVLPEGRFKAYGQDLQVRKGQLLFSGPPTLPVLNIEAIRNPDNTEDDVVAGVRITGTASSPRLDVFSEPTLSQQEALSYLLRGQGLGSSGTDSAMMTSALIGLGVAQSGQVVGKIGEAFGVSNLALDTQGVGDKSQVVVSGYVLPGLQVKYGVGLFDSLATLTLRYRLMPKLYLEAVSGVSQALDVLYQFEF; translated from the coding sequence TGTCCGCGGCAGTACGCTGGGTGCCGGGGCTGGAGATTGGGCGGGTGGAAGGCGGCTGGCGGAATTTGACGTTAACGGATGTGCGTTATCGGTCGCCGGGTATCGACGTTAGCGCCGGTGCATTGCATGTGGCGTTGCAGCCGACTTGTCTGTGGCGCAGTCAGATCTGTCTGGAGGATCTCGCGCTGCAGGCGTTGACGGTGACGGTAGATTCCGCCGGGCTGCCGCCGTCGGCGCCGACAGCCGGCGACACATCGCCGGAAACGGACATCACCGCACCGGTGACGCTGGCGCTGCCGCGCATCCGGCTGGACAACAGTCGCATTCAGGTGGATGGCGTCCGCATTGAATTACCATCGTTGCAAACCGGCATCCAATGGCAGGGGCGGTCACTGACGCTGTTGCCGACCCGGATTGACGGCATGAATCTCGTATTGCCGAAAACACCGGCGTCACCTGTCGCTGCACCGCCGGGGGCGGATACGACGCCGTTGGGCGAACGCCTTCGCACGTTGTTCGCGTCTCCCCTGTTGCCTGACATGCCGTCGGTGTCGTTGCCGCTGGACGTCACGGTTGCCGATCTTCAGGGGGAATCCTGGTCGATCATCGGCGAGCAGACGGTCAATGTGACGCGGCTGCACGTGAAAGCCGACGCCCGGCAGCAGGGCGTGACCTTACAACAGTTGGCCGTGCAGTTGCCGCAGGGCGCGCTGTATGCCCACGGCGAGGCGACGCTGGCGGGAGACTGGCCGCTGACGCTCAATGCCAACGCGATCTTGAATATCGAGCCGCTGAAAGGCGAGCGTCTGCGTTTGACGGCGGCGGGCGCGCTACGGCGACAACTGGCTCTGGCGCTTAACCTGTCCGGCCCGCAGCGGGCGCAGCTTGACGTCAAGATGGAGCTGGCGCAGGCGGGGTTGCCGCTGACGGTCAGCGTACAAAGCCAGCAGCTGCGCTGGCCGTTATCGGGCGAGGCGCAGTATCAGGTGGACGGACTGCGTCTCTACCTTGGCGGCAAGGCGACGGACTACCAGCTTGCGTTGCGCGGCGCACTGGGGGGGGCGGCGCTGCCGCCGGGGCAGCTGACGCTGGAGGGCACGGGATCGGAACGACAGTTTTCGCTATCCCGCCTGCGCCTTAGCGCGTTACAGGGCACCGCGGATCTCAGCGGGCGTGTGGAGTGGCCGCAGGCCGTGCGCTGGCAGGGGGAGCTCGCGTTGCAGGGGATCGATACCGCCCGGCAGTGGCCGGATTGGCCGCTGCGGCTGGATGGGGGGCTGAGCATGGCCGGCAGTCTGGAAAGCGGGCGCTGGCAAATCGAGGTGCCCCGTTTGGCGCTGGACGGCAGCTGGCGCCAGAACCGGCTGTCGGCAAAAGGGAGCCTGAGCGGCGGCGCCGATGGCCGCTGGAAGGTGCCGTCTCTGACGCTGGCGTTGGGGCGCAATCAATTGGCGATACAGGGGGAACTGGCCGAACAGTGGAACCTGACCGGGGAGCTGAACGCGCCGGTGCTGAACCAGGCATGGCCCGGTCTGGCCGGGCAGGCGACGGGGCGGCTGCGGCTGGATGGCAACCGCGATGCGCCGCATCTGCTGGCTGACCTGACGGCATCGGCCGTGCGCTGGCAGGCGCTGTCGCTCAGTCAGCTCACGCTTAAAAGCGATGTGCGGGCCGGGCGGCAGGTGCAGGGAACGCTGGCGCTGCAAGGCCGGCAATTCACGCAGGGCGACATGCGTTTGTCGGCGTTTTCCTTACAACTGCAGGGCGATGAGGCGAGTCATCAATTGCGGCTGAACGTGAGCGGCGAGCCGGTCGCCGGCCAGTTGGCGCTGCACGGGCGTTTTGACCGGGCGCAGCAGCGCTGGCAGGGCGACCTCTCCGATACCCGTTTTGAGACGCCGGTCGGCGAGTGGCGTCTGGCGCAGAGTGTGGCGCTGGACTATCAGGCTTCGGCGCAGAAACTCACCGTAGGGACACATTGCTGGCGTAATCCGAATGCCGAGCTGTGTGTGCCGCAACCCATCGAAGCCGGGCCGGCCGGTAAAGCCAGTGTGGCGCTCAATCGGCTTAATCTGGCTATGCTGGCGCCGTTTCTGCCGCCGGAAAGCGCGCTGTCCGGTACGCTTGCCGGCAATGCCGACGTCAGTTGGCAGAGCAAGGGCGGTTTACCGGAGGCGAAAGTGATGATTTCCGGCCAAAACGTCACGCTGCGTCAGCGTATGCAGGGCAATACTCTGCCGGTTGTCTTTGATGCGTTGACGCTCAACGCCGCGCTGCGACGGGGGCAGGCGGTGCTGGGTTGGCAGATGGCGATTCGGGGCAATGGGCGTTTCAATGGCGATGTGCAGATTAGCGATCCGCAACATCGGCGTGATTTGAGCGGTACCCTTGTCGTGAGCAATCTGTCGCTGGATATGCTGCGGCCGCTGTTGCGGCAGGGCGAAAAAGCGGCCGGACGGCTGGACGCTAATCTGCGGCTGGCGGGGAATCTGCAACGACCGTCATTATTCGGGCAGGCGTCGCTTGACGGGCTGGAGATCGACGGTATCGGTTTACCGGTGGCTGTTACCGATGGTCGGCTGGCGCTGGGCTTTAACGGGATGTCCTCCACCTTGCAGGGATATCTGAAAACGACGCAGGGTCAGGTGAATCTGGCGGGGAATGCCGACTGGGCGCAGCCGGAAGCATGGCGTGCACGCATTGCGGCGAACGGCGATCGCATCCGGGTGACGGTTCCGCCGATGGCACGGCTGGACGTGTCGCCGGACATCGTGTTCGAAGCCTCACCGCAGCTACTGTCGCTGACCGGAACGGTGTCGATTCCCTGGGCGCGGATTGTGGTGCAAGAGATGCCCGCCAGTGCGGTGGATGTTTCCGCCGATGAAGTGATGTTGGACGCGCAACGTCAGCCGCTGAATAAAAGCAGTAGCGCGATCCCGATTAACAGCCGTCTGGTCGTGCGGATTGGCGATGATGTCTGGCTTGACGCCTACGGGTTGAAGGCCCGGCTGAGCGGGGATTTAAACGTGGCTCAGGATCAGCAAGGGCTGGGGTTGCATGGGCAAATCGTGTTGCCGGAAGGGCGCTTTAAAGCCTACGGGCAGGATTTGCAGGTGCGCAAAGGGCAACTGCTGTTTTCCGGCCCTCCCACCTTGCCGGTGTTGAATATTGAGGCGATCCGTAATCCGGATAATACTGAGGATGATGTGGTGGCCGGCGTGCGCATCACGGGTACGGCGTCGTCGCCCAGGCTGGATGTGTTTTCCGAACCCACGCTGTCGCAGCAAGAAGCGTTGTCCTATTTGCTGCGCGGACAAGGGCTTGGCAGCAGCGGCACCGACAGTGCCATGATGACATCGGCGTTGATTGGTCTGGGGGTTGCACAAAGTGGTCAAGTTGTGGGTAAAATCGGCGAGGCCTTTGGCGTAAGTAATTTAGCCTTGGATACACAGGGCGTTGGCGATAAATCTCAAGTAGTCGTCAGTGGTTACGTCCTTCCGGGCCTGCAGGTCAAATATGGCGTTGGGCTGTTTGACTCTTTGGCGACGTTAACGCTTCGTTATCGTTTGATGCCAAAACTATACCTGGAAGCCGTGTCTGGCGTGAGTCAGGCACTGGATGTGCTCTATCAGTTCGAGTTTTAG